A region of the Mytilus galloprovincialis chromosome 1, xbMytGall1.hap1.1, whole genome shotgun sequence genome:
CTGCTTCTAAATTGGCGACCCACTATCAAGAATAGAAGTATATGCCCCCCCGTAaaggagggggcattaagttttacccttgtcagtcTGTACGTACGTACGTCCCAAagtttgtttccgttctctaacttcagtttgcttctaccaaatattatgaaacttatataaaatgtttataaccacaatacacagatcaagtatgaattttggtggcgtcacatTTACTGTTATTGAGTTATGCCccattacaaatgaaaaaaatgccgATTTTTTGGTTTCTGTTTcccaactttagtttgcctcaaccaaatgttattacaactatacacaatgcttattaccacgaaatacagatcaagtttgaattttggtgttgTCACCTCAACCTTTCTAGAGTTGAGCtcatttacaaatggaaaaataggAATCTgttatctgttctaaaaatatcaatgatgtaattgttaaaatttaatttttaaaattggagttatcttcctttgttcaTAATTGcagttgaatcaactacaattATGGTCAAAGGAATATAActcttaattttaaaaataattttaacgaACTACAgttatggacaaaggaagataacatcaattttataaattatttttaacaattacatcaactacaaccaatgctttataggtataataccaccaaatcatggtacatcACATATGGTTGTATACaaaagtaggtcgaaaaaaaatattcccttgaatttgataGTTGTGGGTTATCCTATATTTTATTGCAGTAataacatttctgtgtcataaacaaatgtcttgggtatttcaaaacaccattattttttatttgggatttctatagaaaattttgtaatcttgaggttacatggtgactaaaccttgtacacagataaaataagggaaGAAAtttgatggttattttcttgtatgcaatgacatgttatgtgaagttttttctatagtactggacaagataaaactttactcatgccaagtatttttttatttgaaacaaagataaattctgcacatttttttgaaaagtgcaaatttaacaaagactaataggggaaaatcaatggcgGTATGACACCTATACAATGCAATgttcactgaaaaaaaaacaatctttaccCTTCGATGCTTACAAGCACTTTCATTAATGTGCTTCAGTTTTGTCCCTTTATAATCTAACttaatttaatgaaatgtatatataatgcttattaccacttaactcagtttaagttcaaattttgaagcgtcacttttacagttcttgaattatgtccctttataatggtATATGctagtgggggcatcatctgtgtccctattGACACATTCTCCAATTATCTTTAAAGTTTAACCACTTTATTTTTCTGCAAACTTGggctcaaatttgaaatatagatCCTGAGAAAGAGTAGTTTAACCTATTTTCTAGGTTTTTCCTAAAAAAGGATTTGGCAATTTTACATAAATATgctaattttgacaaaaaaatcagtaaaaaaaattaagttgtgTTACTCAAACATTCAGAAGAAAGTGAAAAtctaaccaaaaaataaaaatcaatcatctatacaagatcaacaaaattatattatatttaagcCATTTTCTTCCAGTGTATAATTCTTGCGAGAGGCCATTGTTCAAGATGTGCATTGGTCCATGTGAGCAACAATTTTTCTAGAGCCTATAGTGATGTATTTGCTGCAGCTGGGATCATTCTTCTAAAATAAAACTCAGAAGGTTTAATTAAAGAGGTGTGAAAGATACCCGAGgtacagtcaaacttatagatcgaaaataaactgacaacaccatggctaaaaaataaaaagtaaaacacaaataatagtacactagatacaacatagaaaactaaagactaagcaacacgaaccacactaaaaacttggggtgatctcaggtgctccagaagggtaaacagatacttacccttctgaagcacctgagatcacctccagaTTTTGgtgtggattgtagttacgacataagtaAGATCCGATATCAATTGTGAaaaggttattccataacagtcaaccaacgaTCCTAAAATTTACATAGTGATGCTTTCAACCTCACCAttcggaactcttggtttaaaggcttccttgtaagcagcaaccctatATCAAGGAATTCATGatgggaaatacaagcccgggaatatcgtaacaattgggagatatatactccgtatgcaggcgctgctgggatgatgctacatagaaatggaaagttcataattgggaagctggaattatttatatttaatatagtTTTATCTTTTTTGTGTGAGTGAAGATCGTTAAAATGTTATATGCGATTATCAGCAAGATCCGAGATTTCAATAAGTTATCAACTGTCTCTCTCTGTAACAGAATTTTAATTGAGAAGAAGGGCAGTTTGGCTgacttttgcctttaacatcgcTGCCGCTGCCACACTGATTGTATCTTAATCAGGAATTTACAGTCCCAAGAACTAGgaggatatttttttcaatatttacgTAGGCCATGATAAGATGAATATAAAGTTGAATAATTATATCTCCACTAGGTTTTTATAGGTGTATGATTGAAATGACAATTCACTACCATCAAATTATTGAGTCCCATATTTTTGTACATAAGCATTCAATAGACTTGATACATTGATAAATTAATCCTATCCATCACTTTTAATTGAAATTACGCAACAAAATAGCGCTAATGCCTGGACCAAAGCATGctaattttatatgaatatgaTCCCGCTTTATATTAGACAGACTCGCTGAACTGGATGTTATAGAGCTAGTTCACAGTCTGCGCGGTCATGTCACCAAACCAGGTCGCATTCTGACTCCGAATAGATAACTTTGTCTTTGCTCCTTGTGTTGAGTGCTTAGCAGAGaagtaataaataataatttaatgtcATTGGTTCAAAGTTAACCCGTTTTGGGATCGAGTTTATGACCCGCGCACTGGAAGAACGCGCGCTACCACAAGGCTGTTTCGTAATGTAAGTGGCCAACTCTAATCTAATCAATTCTACCAGATGATTGTTCCAATTTTTTTACAaactaaatgaataaaaatcaaatgatattgtttaaacaatattttaaactttcaacACTGAAACTGTCGTAGAAATCAGCGCATGTAATGCATACAGAAATTGTCAAATTTTTAGTTATGCGAATGACTGGCATGTTAAGAGCCAAGAAATATCACttctcaattatttttttaagaattaaatttATACAAGTCTTACTGTATTCACGTAAATGCCAATGATTTGTTTGAAGGTGTTCGTCAACACACAATAacaaaaaattaaccaaaatgttaCGAATTGGTGAGCATGATCTATGAACCGAACATGACACGTTCTTGGTGAGGACTATACGACTTTTTGTTTATTTGGGGGATGCTGTTTCATCGGAGTAAACCCCACTTCTCATTTTTTCATGGATAAAAAACTAGAACTTGATTAATAGCTATCCTCATTGTAAATAGATACAAGCATATAGATGCATTTGGAACTGGCATTTGTTGAAACTAAAAGACAGCGTTGCATCGTTATCAGTATTTTCTCTGTATGTCAGTTTTGGAATCAATCTGGAAAGAAAAACGTCTATACATCGAGATTAAATATCGAAAGGCTGGTAATCTCTTTGTGCTTTAAATCCTGCGTTCCTATGAAATTTCATTATTATGATCCTGGAATGGTTTCAATGGGAGGTATTATGGTTTTTGAGTTTGCAAACAGAGAGCCTAGATTTGCTTTATCCGACAGATTTGTATTTACATAATAGTCATTTATCAAGGCCTATGATTATATGACACTCACTAGTATACGACTGAAAAAATACTCACAATaaataaaatcgagaatggaaatggcaaatatgtcagagacaacaaccttaCCATagagtcgaaggccaccaatgggtctccaacgCAGCGAGCAATTCCTACTTGACAGTAAAACATACCATTGGATCACGCTTTTTAAAGAATCATATTCAATATGATTATCATCAGTATGGTCGCTTAAGGCATGAGATGTACAATACTTTCACAATAacgttatttattttaatatttgtatgaaGCTTGCTCATTTCCTCGTTTATAACGATAAGAATCACAGCACAAAACCATGACGAACATGAACTTAACCATGACATTACTTTACTAAACCACGACACTGACATTGGATTTTAATGAAGGTAAATAAAGAGCAAAGTAGttgacaatatttatatttacaaaaataattgcTATAAACAAAGTTAGTAACAGGTGAACAGACAGGTCATATCTTGGGCCTTTCATTTTGTAGGCAAATTCCTTATATTCATATTTGCCATTGCTTGACACTCTGAATCATAGTCGACACCAAATCATGACAAATTCACTGCACTAAACAACCTCTATGTGACAGTGTTGCTGTCTGTGACTGACTTTGATGTTTGAAAAGGGCAATGATGATATGTCCCACAATAGATGCATTATTATTAGTAGTGTTAGGTATTTACACAAACTCGAGGCGATGTACCATACTGTTGATGATCAGGCCTAGAATttttgtactgttttttttttttaattaatataaaataccTTTTTACGACCACCGATTTCCCCGTTTtttataagggacgacatcaaaagaccgatgtaggataaaaaacttaaatcaaatagtttgggggtgggtggttgaaattctgcaagttttgtatatctaaaatcgatttttacatatatccctattgttaaatcaatttttcccaaattaagttaagaagtgGGATAGGGGattagtgaaaaaactatgtgaattaagttttttatcctacattgaacttttgatgtcgtccctaactactaaaaatgttcattaaatgATTTTTGGTGGTATCTAATATATTACAGTAAGCATGCGTAACATacttcaaatttttcaaatttagatgAAAATTGTGCCTTTTCCTATACAAGAGGAAAATTACACTTTAAATAGTCATAAAATGTTGATCTCGCTCACtgaaactaaaataaaacttttttcgaATGTCCAAAGCGGCATTGTCTGGATGATCTACTAGTATCCAGTACTCTTCAAGTGAATATTTTTTCAACGCAAACAATAGTGCACCTGTAATTTTCTACATTTTGAGTTTTATCAACTTTTTACCTTTTTGTTAAGTGCAGGTTAATCAGTGGCCTACATTGTTAAAAGCAGTCAGTTGATCTAATAACAGtttataaatgtaataaaaatcacGGGTTTTGCGACTGAAATTTAACCTATAAAAATGTCTACCTGGTCTCCCAGTATTGTAATTTGGAATGTGTGTGGGATTTGGGTGGACTTGGCGTTAAACGTCCTTCCGGAAGTTGTCGATGTTTAACCTATATCCTATGATATTGTCATATGGGACAAATGTTCCGAATATTATAAACTGGGTCAATTTTCCCAGCTGATCGCTTTCATTCATAGTTTTTCATTCACAAAATTAGTACAGAAAATACAATCGATTTATCGACGAATGCTCTAATCTTCAGAACAAAAGACTTTCGGAGTATTCTTAGATGCAAATATAAATATTGCATAGGATTTTTATGCATTCATCGCCAGACTTCATCATAGTGGTtgtttacaaattattttgtttattgtccGCGTGACAAACAGTGAAAAGAGTTTACAACAGTCATGTCGGATAAAGAAGAAGAGACAGCAGTTGCAGAAAAGAGGGGACGCGGACGTCCTAAAAAACCAAAGTCCGACGAGGttggtatatttttgtttagtatGATAATACTATTTCATCgatctaaaataatattttaaagttattttaatttatatcatttttaaattcatttttcttcaattttcccaaaatttttcaaaagaataataaaagatatatttgtaTCATTTATATCAAACTATAAAAGAGTAAATTAAACACTTGTAATCAATGGTATCGATCTCCATTTCAATGTTTAATGCATAGTAAATATTCTTCCTTCATTCAACAAAAAGGCTAAAGGCATTATTCACATTACTCTAACTTGTCTAGTTGAAAATTATATGTAatttatgtaaaacatttttgCATGACAGATAACTAATGACAAATtaggtaaaataaatataaatgtaaactaaaaaaaaattatgaaaataaaagaacATTGTGACACAGTGAAAGCATTTGTCCCAAACTTGACCTGatggtaattgaaatgtgttgaAAGCCATACAAATTAATCTTTGATTTAATTCATTAACTTGACCTTATCTTTGTTTATCTAGCCAGAGGAACCCAAAGAAAAGAGACCACGTGGTCGTCCAAAGGGAAGCACCAAGACTACAAAGGTAGTTATTAATTGATCTGTTTGCACCACCTGTGCATTAACGATTAAAAGGCTGCACATATGAAACTTCTGTCAATTAGCTCTTTTGAAAATCTGCATGTCTTCTGTCCTCGAATGTTTATAAGTGGCATTGTATAAACCATTATAGATGTATAAACTAATCATGCTTATTGGTATATGTTTCTGTTTATGCATGTGAATACATGTAGTTTCTTCTCCATCTGAACTTTAGACAACTTTGTAAGAAAGTGGTACTTATCAGCTAAAATGCTAGttatttaataaatgaatgacAGAAACACTGCACGAAATTATATcgagcaaaaacaaaacaaaaaccctAAAGGATCAAGATCCGATTATATTGGTAAACATAAACCCTAAAGGATCAAGATACAATTATATCGGTAAACATAAACCCTAAAAAATCAAGATACAATTATATCGGTAAACATAAACCCTAAAGGATCAAGATACAATTATATCGGTAAACATAAAGCCTTAAAGGATCAAGATACAATTATATCGATAAACATATGCTAAAAGTTTATTATACTATTATTATTTGGCATGTCAGAAGATGCTAAGGGTTTAAGATACGTTTATATTCGCCAAATAGTGGAAAGTGACAAGGGTATGCGATACGGTTATACACCGGCAAACAGTGGACGATGCTAAGggtaaaatatatgttatttatcGTCAAAAAGCGAATGCTGCTATGGATATAAGAGACGCTATTATTCGGCAAACGACGAATGTGCTATGGGATATTATATACGGTTATTCTTCGCCAAACGTAGGACGATGCTAAGGGTAAAAAATACGGTTATTAATCGTCAAACGGCGAATGATGCTATGGGGGTATAATATATGTTATTATTCGGCAAACGACGAATGATACTATGGGGTATAATATACGGATATTATTCGCCAAACAGAGGAAGATGCCAAGGGTAAAAGATACGGTTATTAATCGTCAAACAACGAATGATGAGGGGGGCAAGAGGTTtagctgttatgctgttatggggcattttaattctttgttatctgttattctgaaaatgtatttgctgttagctgttattgtcttattctttgttagctgttattgggcttttagtttttttgttatctgttattgtgataatgtatttgctgttaactgttattgaaaattggaatgttagcatttttttgacagcCAAAATTCGGTAGAAGTTGAAGAttattggacattggggtctgccactactaatatgttggtCCCGTATTTGACGAAGGATTCAATTAACGTATACCCATCCCAGGACAATTCCaatatatcttatgattatcctttgtaataccttctatttttttttggaacatttatttagaattatcttatttGTGTGAGGATAATGTTCGTTGTAACTTTCCCGTATGAATATATTAAATtagaacaattcttaatatgacaaaaaggaaatcatatggccaggaatatctgacaaggatctcaattaaggactggTCTTTCAAGTGacaaccagttaaccttttatattACCTGATCACATGGTACATAAACTCAgctcttttcaaagcagaaccaatttgaaatacattgtacaatgaaagttctcaccatgtactgggttccgaagctgcacataactcattacaaacaaagatttatttcgtcttcaagccattgttctcgtactaaactatgtattctacttactagtagacttggtacaatcaaaaacctgataaacaattgttcaaataaggcctttcaaaatagtggaataaattacttttggaatGTCAAAATTGGTACgaggtacttgataaattgcatgcttataattggtgtttttgatttttctaccctatttacaactttgcctcatagtctcattcagaaaaattcacacacctcattaaatgggcatttaaaaaagtcagaaggcgaatacatttgtatatatattccaACTCTttcaggtcattttttagtagcaacaaacacaagaactatgtcaattggacctactttgataccataactgcccttgaatttttatactagatatcatttttgtctctttgacatattcctcattcccattctcaattttattacactgTTTAAATTACAAGCATGTGTGAGTTTCTATAACTGTACAcaaataaatgctgaaaaaaaaccaaataaacagctacgccatgagcgcatgatacgcccgtcgcctttttgaaatattcaataacttctcaattttatatcagatatttataaaaatcgaaagggagcttcagtcaatatatatcatgtatataaacaatacatcaaagtttcatgagaactgctgaaaacatttttagtTATTGTACGAAAATTGGAAAATACCATCTTGTATAATGAATAAACCCCTTAACTGAATAACATAAAATCGAAAGGGcgcttacaacaatagatataaacaattcagcaaagtttcatgagaactgctga
Encoded here:
- the LOC143047944 gene encoding uncharacterized protein LOC143047944 isoform X3 is translated as MSDKEEETAVAEKRGRGRPKKPKSDEPEEPKEKRPRGRPKGSTKTTKKAATPSKGYGKRGRPKKDSSSPTKEEDGSADK
- the LOC143047944 gene encoding uncharacterized protein LOC143047944 isoform X2, which encodes MSDKEEETAVAEKRGRGRPKKPKSDEPEEPKEKRPRGRPKGSTKTTKTDVPKGPTRPRGRPKGSFKKTTKKKDSSSPTKEEDGSADK